CTGGATAAAGAAGCTTGACGCTCTTCGCCGAATACGAGAATGAATTCTTCGATGGTTTTCAAGATTCGATGTGGCGACTCGTAGAATATCATGGTTCTTTTCTCTTCAGCTAATGCTTTAAGGCGTGTTTGTCTACCCTTCTTAACAGGAAGAAATCCTTCGAAGCAGAAGCGATCATTAGGAAGGCCTGAGTTCACTAGTGCCGGAACGAAGGCTGTTGCGCCCGGTAGGCATTGTACTTCTAATCCCTCTTTGATACTTTCACGAACTAATAAGAAGCCTGGGTCTGAGATTGCTGGAGTGCCAGCATCTGAAATTAAGGCGATTTGTTGTCCTTCTTTCATCAGTCGGATAATCTCCGATACGGCTTTATGTTCATTATGTTGGTGATGAGCAAATACTTTTTTCTCAATGCCAAAGTGCTTTAATAAAGGAGCGCTGGTTCGAGTATCTTCGGCCAATATGATATCGACCTGTTTTAAGACGTTGATAGCCCTGAAAGTCATATCTTCCAAGTTTCCAATCGGTGTAGGGACTATATATAACATACGCCAAAGATAAGGAATAATGCTTTAGAATTATGTTTTGCTTTAGGTAATGCCAATCTGAAACTATTCGTCAATTTCCACGTAATCCTCTGATCGCGGGATTTTATCTAAAACAGGGAGCCAAGCGTCAGGAACCGCAGCTAACTTACGTTCTACTAAGTTCATCCATGCGCCATCAACTA
The DNA window shown above is from Sphingobacterium hotanense and carries:
- the rsmI gene encoding 16S rRNA (cytidine(1402)-2'-O)-methyltransferase — translated: MLYIVPTPIGNLEDMTFRAINVLKQVDIILAEDTRTSAPLLKHFGIEKKVFAHHQHNEHKAVSEIIRLMKEGQQIALISDAGTPAISDPGFLLVRESIKEGLEVQCLPGATAFVPALVNSGLPNDRFCFEGFLPVKKGRQTRLKALAEEKRTMIFYESPHRILKTIEEFILVFGEERQASLSREISKLYEETVRGTLTELKQHFEQNPIKGEFVFCVAGAE